A stretch of the Proteus sp. ZN5 genome encodes the following:
- the smpB gene encoding SsrA-binding protein SmpB, which translates to MTKKKSHKPGSATIALNKRARHEYFIEDEIEAGLALQGWEVKSLRAGKANISDSYVIMRDGEAYLFGATITPLNVASSHVVCDPTRTRKLLLKQRELDSLYGQINRDGYTVVALSLYWKNAWCKIKIGVAKGKKDHDKRDTIKDREWKLDKARIMKNANR; encoded by the coding sequence ATGACAAAGAAAAAATCACACAAACCTGGTTCTGCGACCATTGCGTTAAACAAACGTGCTCGCCATGAATATTTCATCGAAGATGAGATAGAAGCGGGCTTGGCGCTCCAAGGCTGGGAAGTTAAATCACTGCGTGCCGGTAAAGCAAACATCAGTGATAGCTATGTTATCATGCGTGATGGCGAAGCTTATCTTTTTGGTGCAACCATTACTCCTTTAAATGTTGCATCAAGCCATGTCGTTTGTGACCCGACTCGTACCCGTAAACTATTATTAAAGCAACGCGAATTAGATTCACTTTACGGTCAAATCAACCGTGATGGTTACACCGTTGTTGCTCTTTCTCTTTATTGGAAAAACGCTTGGTGCAAAATCAAAATTGGCGTTGCAAAGGGTAAGAAAGATCACGATAAACGCGATACCATTAAAGATCGTGAGTGGAAATTAGACAAAGCACGTATCATGAAAAATGCTAACCGCTAA
- a CDS encoding SRPBCC family protein, protein MPQISRSALVPFSTEQMFKLVNDVLTYPDFLPGCVGSKLIKSTPEEMIASINVSKAGISKTFTTHNFLKTNERVDMRLVDGPFRKLTGGWVFTALDDNACKIEFQLDFEFTNKLIELAFGRIFKDLTNNMVQAFTHRAKEIYRD, encoded by the coding sequence ATGCCTCAGATTAGTCGATCTGCTCTTGTCCCTTTTAGCACAGAGCAAATGTTTAAACTGGTTAATGATGTTCTTACTTATCCTGATTTTCTACCAGGATGCGTTGGAAGTAAACTGATCAAAAGCACACCAGAAGAAATGATTGCATCAATAAATGTCTCTAAAGCGGGAATTAGTAAAACATTTACTACCCATAACTTTTTAAAGACTAATGAACGTGTTGATATGCGTCTTGTTGATGGCCCCTTTCGTAAATTAACTGGGGGGTGGGTGTTTACCGCACTCGATGATAATGCGTGTAAGATAGAATTTCAGCTAGACTTTGAATTCACTAATAAATTAATTGAGTTGGCTTTTGGACGTATTTTTAAAGATTTAACGAACAATATGGTTCAGGCGTTTACTCACAGAGCGAAAGAGATCTATCGTGACTAA
- a CDS encoding RnfH family protein — protein sequence MTKIWVEVTYALPDKQYLIPVELTLGDTVEQAIIASNILTICNDIDLTKNKVGIYSRPTKLSDNVRDGDRIEIYRPLIADPKEMRRKRAEKAQQKAD from the coding sequence GTGACTAAAATATGGGTAGAGGTAACCTATGCGTTGCCCGATAAGCAGTATCTTATCCCTGTTGAACTAACGTTAGGGGACACGGTTGAACAAGCTATTATTGCTTCAAATATCTTAACGATTTGTAATGATATTGATTTGACTAAGAATAAAGTGGGTATTTATAGTCGACCAACAAAATTAAGCGATAATGTGCGAGATGGCGATAGAATTGAAATTTATCGACCTTTAATTGCTGATCCTAAAGAAATGCGTCGTAAACGCGCTGAAAAAGCACAACAAAAAGCGGATTGA
- the bamE gene encoding outer membrane protein assembly factor BamE codes for MRFKLLKVAALSLVVMTSGCSMFERLVYHPDINQGNYLTPAEVAKVQQGMTQQQVQFALGTPMLKDPFGSQTWYYVFREEPGHQEVRQETLTLTFDSNGILTKIDKQGNMPNFSAPATKS; via the coding sequence ATGCGTTTTAAACTGTTAAAAGTTGCCGCCTTATCTTTAGTCGTAATGACTTCAGGTTGCTCTATGTTCGAGAGACTGGTTTATCACCCAGATATCAATCAGGGAAATTATTTAACGCCAGCCGAAGTCGCAAAAGTTCAGCAAGGAATGACACAGCAGCAAGTTCAATTTGCCCTTGGTACGCCAATGCTTAAAGATCCTTTCGGAAGCCAGACTTGGTATTATGTTTTCCGCGAAGAGCCTGGTCATCAAGAAGTACGTCAAGAGACTCTCACTCTGACTTTTGATAGCAATGGCATACTGACTAAGATTGATAAGCAAGGCAATATGCCTAACTTCTCAGCACCTGCAACAAAATCGTAA